In Brachypodium distachyon strain Bd21 chromosome 5, Brachypodium_distachyon_v3.0, whole genome shotgun sequence, the genomic window CCCACAACGAGCTTTTTAGCGGTCCCATCATGtaatttgattttatttttaaaaaatccTTGAGCTTCTTAACATTATAATAATGATCAACTTTTTAATAATCTTATGATGAGCTTGTAATGATCCCAAAACAAGCTTTTAACAATCCCAAAACAAGCTTTTTAACGATCCCATCATCTACTTTTAGCATTCTAATCATGAGCTTTTAAGGATCTCATGATGAGCTTTTAACGAATGCTTGAtgtgcttttaatttttttcaaaaaattttgAGATCTGCTTTCAATTCTTTCTTCtaggttcatttttttttctaatctGTTTTCTAGATGAGGTTTTTAATGAACCCATGGCGATACAATCTTAAATTTCATATAACTAATGAGCTCTTTAGTTTTTCATGCAATCTGTTTGTTTATTGTTCTCGGCCTTTCAATAAGTTTTCGATACAAgctttcaaaattttgaaggTTCAGCTTTTCATATTTTGTGCAAGAGGATGGATAGAGAGTCTGGTAGTTATAATTTTTCTCTCATATGAGCTTTTAGATTATTTATACGAGCTTTTTAGATTTTTTGTCCTGCAATTCCAATAAATTGTTCTTAGTAGCTCTAaaaagcttttttttcttctaggtGGTGCCCGTTGGCATCAGATAAGGTTTAAATTGTTTCGAAAGGAGGATTGTAATCGACTTTTTCGATATGAGATCCGAGATTTATTGACACAAGCTCGCTTTTCGCAGACTTTTCATAGAACTAAAATTTAGAAATTATGGGTAATGATTAGAAAAGTTTGAATATCTAGGTCATAACAGGCAAATCTACTAAAATTTGAAAGTTTTATGTCAGgattttaaaagtttgaatATCTGTCAGCAGGAACGACATAAAAATTGGCATTAAAAACTTTTTATGTGATTTTTAAAATCTCGATATGATTTGAAAGTGTCTATCCCCACATGCTTGATACCTGAAAACCACCCTCCTAGAAAgggaaaagacaaaaaaaaacacaacaacaGCACTTTTCCGTACACAAAAAAGAGCCAAAATGGGAAAATAGGAAAAGACCAAAGCGGGCTTGCAGTCGTTGGGCTGTAGCACCAGGCCCAGCACACGGACGAGGCTTAGCACGAGCATGGAACCAGGCCGAGCACGGGACGGaataaaaaagggaaaagacgAATCGGGAATTGATCGAGGAAGCAGGAACGGAGGACGAGCGTAGGGAGCGCGGCCCGGGACGATCGTGGCGCGCGAACGGGAAACCTGGTCGGAATCGTCCGCCAGAATCGGTCCTAGCGGAGATCCGCCAATTAGCTGCGCCCCGGGCTTCCAAGCGCGCGATCGACCGACTATAATAGTAGACCATACGGACCGCGCAGCGATCGAGCGGTAATCCTAGCTTCCGGCCGGCGACGCCCTAACTCCCaaacggcggccggcggcgcatCGACCTAGCAACAGCAAGGTCCATATGGCGCCTACGGTCTGTCTGTCTGACGGTGATGATGAAGACGGTCCAATTTCCTTCAAGAGGTCACGCACCACCCCCTCTAAGCAGCACCAAGGCTCATCAGCAAATGCGTCAAATCCTCGGCCTCTGGGCTCTGGTGGTGATCAGCCAAACGGTAAATTGATGAAAAGACCTCGTTCCGTGGAAGATGGTGGCGACTCCGATGGTACCGATTCGGATGATAAGAAACCACTCCCCAAACTGAAGAGAATCGATAGAGAAGCAGGTGCCAAGGAAGAAAGAGTTGATGATCATAACGAGCCTGCAGTGACCGCTCAGACGATCGAATCTGCAAACTTGGCTTCTGACAATACCGTTTTGCTCAGGACTGCATCAGTTAAATCCGAGCAAGAAGACGATTCGGAAGATGAGAAGCCACTGGCCATGAGGACGACGCGGTTGACCAGTAATGCGAGCAGTACTTCCAGAAATTCAATCAAAAGGCGGCCAGGTGATAGCAACACTGGAACAAGTTCACCCCTTAAGAAGGCAAAGCATTCTGCCATAGAAAGAGAACCCAAGGCTGCTGATGCCCATGACAACAAAATACCTCTCGCACCACGACTGACATCAGTCAAGCCTTCGAAGACAAAGCCCCCCGCAAAGAATgccacgaagaacaagaagaagagtcCTTCGTCTTTTACCAAGGATAGCCAGAAAGGAGTGGAAATGAAAGCGAAGAAAACAGTGAGAAATTCCCGGCTCTCAAAGGCGATGAAGGTCCGTCAAGGTTCCGGCAGTGGAAAGAAATGGTCCACTTTGGAGCACAATGGCGTTATGTTCCCCCCTCCGTACATGCCTCATGGTGTCAAAATGCTTTACAATGGGCAACCTGTTGATCTGACTCCAGAACAGGAGGAGGTGAGCACTAGCAGTTTATTGCTTTGTGTACTAgctactactacctccgttccataattcttgtcgaaatattacatgtatctagacattttttaggaacagatacatccattttgaaGCAAATttacaagaattatgaaacggagggaatacttcAGTTTAGTAGCGATGATGGTGTACTGACCGTAAGCTAATACTTCTCTGTTTTGCAGGTTGCAACCATGTTTGCTGTGATGCGAGACACAGAGTATGCATCCAAGGAAACATTTATCAACAACTTTTTCACCGACTGGAGAAAAATTCTTGGTAAAACCCATATCATCAAAAAGTTCGAGCTTTGTGATTTCACAACGATTTATGAATGGCACCTGCGAGAGAAGGAGAATAAAAAACAGATGACAACAGAGGTACACTTTTATGCATAGCTCTGTTCATGTCTGGCTTTTTCTGCACCAATGAACCTCCTGTTGTGACTTGAGACTTCGCCGTCCAAACTTGAGTAGGTTGGAGAAGGCAGATTTCTATATCCTGCCATGCCTCCATCATCTGAAGTATTTAAACTTTGTAGTTTTTTGTTTACAGGAGAAGAAAGCGTTGAGGGATGAGAAAGGGAAGCGAGAGGAGAAGTATCTGTGGGCTATCGTAGATGGTGTTAAAGAGAAGGTCCATTTTTACTGATACATTCGTTTAATATGACATAGGCCTTTACAGACCATAGAACAGATAATTCACTCTTTACTTTTGTGAATTTCACATATTGGCACATATGCCACTAGTCTTGAACCTAGCGAGGAAATTTAAACCTCTTCTctaattaaatttaaattttccCACCAGATGTGGAAAATGGCATGTTACTATGATATAAATGATTTCCTTGGTGGAAGTGAACActtgcattgtttgtattctTGTACATGCGTAGCAGTTGTGGTGGCCACCTGGCTAAAAATGTTTGCTTATTTCAGGTTGGCAATTTCAGAGTAGAACCACCTGGCTTATTCAGGGGACGTGGAGAGCATCCAAAGGTAATATACCGTGGGAGCCTCTCCTATAGTCTTCCTTCAAAAAAGATGATGACACATCTAATgacatcattttcttgttTGAAGTAAGCGCCTTCAATTTAAGGCTCTCTGTTAAATTGTTTCAGATGGGAAGACTGAAGCGACGCATCCGACCAAATGATATTACAATAAACATTGGAAAAGGGACTCCAGTCCCTGTGTGTCCTATACCTGGAGAAAGGTACGCTAAAAATCCTTTACTTTTTATCTCTACCTTTTATGTTAAACTATGTTTTTGAAGGGGCttatagcatgcatgcattcttCTTGATTGATCGTGTGTTCTGCAGCTGGAAGGAAGTTAAACATGACAATACTGTCACATGGTTGGCATTTTGGAATGATCCAATAAACCAGAAAGACTTCAAGTATGTTTTCCTGGCAGCAAGCAGCTCACTAAAGGGACAAAGTGACAAGGAGAAATATGAAAAGGCTCGAAAATTGAAGGTGAGGGAGTTTCTTTTGCGGTTTGTAGAGGTTGTATGTTCCCATGTACAATAATTGTCCTCCTATGCCTATGGCAGGATCACATAGACAATATTCGCGTAAATTACACGAAGGATTTCAGGAGCAAAGATCAAGTGAAGAAACAAATTGCAGTGGCAACATACCTTGTAGATAAACTAGCCCTTAGGGCGGGCAATGAAAAGGTATATCCTACTGGACCTATAGCTATCAAATGATATTCCATTTTGCTCTATATTATTAAGGTTGGGATAGTATATCTGTTGGTATCCACTGCGTCCATAAAATCTTCTGCTTCTATGCTGAAATACACAACTATGCTTTGATTTTATGTAATATATATATGTCTCATCAGCATCGGTGACATAATTATCTAAATAACAATTTTTGCGTCAAGACTACTCTATAAAGGATTAAAGGCCACAGATAATTTACATGATGAGCCATTCTTCTGCCGAAAATCTATTTCTTTCAGCATACACATCTTTGTGCATTTTTTGTTAATTCTATTTAGTTTTGAGCTTCATTAACATACGTTATCATGCCACTTCAATCCTTTTTAGGATGAAGATGAGGCTGATACTGTTGGTTGTTGTACACTCAAGGTTGAAAATGTTACTTGTCTGCCTCCAAACAAGCTGCAGGTCTTGATCTTCATTCTTGATGGTTTTACTCACTAAGAGAAAGTTAATTTTGATGTTAGCTGATGTCTGATTGCCTTTCAGTTTGACTTCCTTGGTAAAGATTCTATAAGATACTTGAACACTGTAGAGGTTGAACTACCTGTATATGAGGCGGTTAAGGAATTCTGTGCTGGTAACTGCCATGCTCTTTTCCCATTCGTCCATCTCTTCCTGCCCTAGACATATTGTTCACATCTGTCTTGCGTACTTGCTTTGTAGGAAAAAATAAGGGAGATAATGTCTTTGCTGAGATTGATACAATTAAGCTAAATGCTCATCTGAAGGAATTAATGCCAGGCCTTACCGCAAAAGTGTTCCGTACATACAATGCTTCCGTCACTTTAGACGCCATGGTAAGTTCAATGCAAATTTACTGTTCCATGATATGTTTCTGTCCTCTATTGCTATGTTACACCGTTTAGACTGCATGTTCCCAGGGCTTTAATTAAGTGATTAGCTGAACGTTGTCATGAGTAAAACAATCTAGGATCATCTGTTGTGCTATTTTTTAGATGTGtgctgttttgttttctggTACTGTAATATTCATAACTGAGCGTGTACCTGCAGCTGAAATGAATAGCAAATGCATGTTTAGTTTGTCAGTGACACACAGAAATCATGGTGTCTTCAGTTACAGACATTATCTGCTTTAACTTTTCATGCTCCCAAAAAAGAATGTGTAACATTACTATGTCATCATAATTTCTTAATTGGAGTAAATATATGTGTGTGATAGCATTGCAGTTGAACAAAGAAACAGAAGATGGAACCCTTCTTCAAAAAATTAGTATCTATAAACGCGCAAACAAAGAGGTAAAATCTTTCACTCGtgagggaaaaaaaacttgcattATCACTCAACAATTGTTTGACTGAATCTCTATGATGCCTCGTTCACCCAGGTTGCTATAATCTGTAACCATCAGCGTGCGGTCTCAAAATCACATGATTCCCAGATGGCTAAGTTGAATGAAAAGATCGACGAATTAAAGGTTGGTTGTTAGCTTCAAATGATTAGATCAAATTTGTGCTTGTCCTGTAAACTTTTTTGTcatcattttattattttctgtAGGTTCAGAGGGATGGGCTGAAAGCAGAGTTAGAGAAAGCGAAGAAAGGAAAGCGTCCAGGCGATGATAAAGATGGGAGccgaaagaaaaaattaacCCCTGAAATGTACTTTTCAATCcacagatatatatatatatatttaaatATATACTCTATAATTTTTTACTTGCCTGTCTCAAAGAGTGGAGACAGTCTCATATAATCTACTTGCAGGTTGGAGAATAAGATCTCTGGGATTGAAGCCAAAATAGAGGGAATGGTTATCACTAAGAATAACACAGAGGAATCCAAGACAGTGGCACTAGGAACATCAAAGATCAACTACCTCGATCCTAGAATTACCGTGGCGTGGTGCAAAACCCATGAGATCCCTATTAACAAGGTACAGTCAACCTTTCTAGGGAGCCATATAAGCCTAGCTTCTTTctatatactctctccgttccataattcttgtctcaaatttgcctaaaaatgaagtatctattcctaaaaagcgtctagatacatgtaatatctcaacaagaattatggaacggaaggagtaataAATTAACTAAGCTTCCTATGATGTGCAGCGAAGTAGTTGTATTTTATACTTGTGCTTTGCTCTAATATTTCAAATATTCTGCAGTCCTTAACAGAAGCTGTTTGGATTGGCTATTTTTTGTATGGCAGATTTTCAGCAAGACGATTCTCGAGAAATTTGGATGGGCGATGGATGTCGGCCCGGGTTTCAGATTCTAATGCCGGGCGGCCTGCTCAGTCAGTAAATTAGATCCATCTTCCAACCCTCTTCTCCAAGACACTAAAATCGGCAGCCGCAGCTAGGAAATAAGAGCTAGTTCGGTGTATTTTTTCTGTCTCTTTTCAGTCAGGCCCTCTTTTTTCTTcgtcctcatcttcttcttctgtacTTGCCATGTTTCGATTTTGCCTTGTTGTGTATGCACCTTGGTCTTTAGGTCGCATTGGACAGTTAACTTGTAAAGGATTAACTACTAACTGTAGAAGTGCTTACTTCAACCTTTTGTACGTTCTGTTTACAAAAAAGAGCTTATACATTGAAATTTGAAAGTTTGTTGAAAGAAACAGCCAGCCAAGTATCTTCAGACTTGTTTGTTTTCTCTGATGAGAGGAAAATGCAACGGGTGGCATGCTGGCATGACGTCCCTGCCTCCGGTGTCCCACCACGGAAACCGAACTCAATTCCACGAGCACACGGCGGCGTTACGGACGATTAGGGCTTGCAGGTTTGATGATGTCGAATCTGACACAGACGAGCCAAAACCAATTTACAAATGCTTTTGATGGCCGTTATTTATTCGTGGGAGACGACACCAACGCAGCCAGTGGATGTGACTCCGGCAATGTTTTATACCGTGAACGAAAGCTATTTTCGTTTTACAAAAGAACAATGATCTCGACGTCGCAAAATTCTACCAAAGCAGCGGTCGTGCCATGACAGGTGGCAAACTTCCATTTCAAAATGAGGCCGAAGGCCGAAGGCTGTCCGTCGACTCGGCCCAGCCGAGCCGCCCGCCCGAGATAAAAATGCGGCCCCAGAAGAAGAAATCGACGAGTCGAGAAGAGCCGACGAAGCACGAGGGgtaagggaaaaaaaaatgctgcaGGTGGAGGATGCGCTGGCGGCCGTGctgtccgccgccgcgggccggcgcgccgccgcctccgcctcagccGCCGTGCCGCTGCTCGACGCGCTCGGCCTCGTCCTCGCGGAGGACGTCCGCGCGCCCGACCCGCTCCCCCCCTTCCGCGCCTCCGTCAAGGTAAAGCCAGCCGGTCAGCCAGTCAACCCCCAACTCTCCTATCTCCTACACCGTGACGGTGGGTAATACGAGAGACCCCTTCTCCTGCTGCAGGATGGGTACGCGGTCGTGGCCTCGGACGGGCCAGGGGAGTACGCCGTCATCGCGGAGGCGAGGGCCGGCGACGACGCGCTCGGCGTGGTCGTGACCCCCGGCACGGTCGCGTACGTCACGACCGGAGGtatgcggcggcggtgatgaCTTGCTactactctctctctccctttgcTGCTTTGCTTAGCGTGCGTGCGATTTTTGGCTGAGCTGAACCGGCTGTGGTTGTTTGTTGTATTGGGCAGGGCCGATACCTGACGGCGCAGATGCCGTCGTGCAGGTGGAGGACACCGAGCAGGTCGCCGCCCCGCCGGATGGGACCAAGAGGGTTAGGATTTCGGTGCGGGTAGCCGAGGGGCACGACATACGCAATGTGGTGAGCAGATTTTTGGTGCTTctgttgcttgcttgcttgttttTCCAGTTCAATGTGATCTCTCCCTTTGTGTCTGATGGAGGGTAACCATGGGCTGTGAGTTGTGAGGCTATGGATTTCGTAATTGATGGATAGCTTGGTCCATGCTCTTCTGCTGCCATGTCAGGCTGTTAGCTGCAACTAAAGCCAGCTTACTGTTTTATTCGATTAACTGTTCCATCTCTTGTTTTGGGAACAGGGCGCAACATTCTTGTTTGTGACTTGAAGTTAGATTAGTTTTGTACAGATGTACTGTATCAATTGTCACTAGTCCACTACTGTTCCTACAGAACACTCAGTGCTATAAAAACATTAATGAAGAATGTTGGATGCACAATTGGCCATCATGTAGTAACAAGACTTTGTGCTTTCTGTATAAAGATGGACCACAATAACGTGTGGTGATGTTTTTTAGCAATCAGTGTGTTAGTCATTTAATTACCTAATTTTCAGGGGTGTGACATAGAGAAAGATTTAGTAGTGCTGAAGTCTGGTGAGCACCTAGGTCCTGCAGAAATTGGGCTACTTGCAACCGTGGGAGTAACTGCTGTCAAGGTGAATAATAGTCTTCTGGTTATTGTTGCTGAGTATGCTAGAGTAAAATGTATAATGCAGCATTCATAGTTTGCATGTGCAGGCATACCGTCGACCAACAATTGCTGTGTTTTCTACAGGGGATGAGTTGGTGCAGCCAGACACTGCAACTCTCAGCCGTGGTCAGGTCATTCCTACTATTCCATAACTTATTGCATGCTTCAACTTTCTTGCGTTCTGCATTCACCAAAATTATGAAATCTCTGCTTGAAACTAAAATTTCAGATTCGTGACTCTAACCGGGCCATGCTACTTGCTGCTGCTATTCAGCATAAGTGTAAAGTGGTTGACTTGGGTATTGCGAAAGACACTGAAGTAAGCCTTAAGGAGCTAATGGATGCAGCTCTACGTTCCGATGCTGATATAATTCTTACTTCTGGTGGTGTTTCCATGGGTGATAGAGATCTTGTCAAACCTTGTTTGGCAAAGATGGGTAAAATTTACTTTGACAAGGTAAATTAGAAATGCTTCCATAGGTATTGTATAGCAAGGTGTTGTTAAGCAGCATGGACCACCATTAACATGGTAtagttagtttttttttcctgtttgcTGTTGGATAACCATTGAAACCAGTTATGTTCACAAAAGAAACCTTTTGAACTTGTGACCATTGTATTTTGTCATTTTTTCTGGTAATTTAATTTATTGTTGCATGTGGGCATGCAGATCCAAATGAAACCAGGAAAGCCGTTAACATTTGCTGAGATCAGCAC contains:
- the LOC100822289 gene encoding DNA topoisomerase 1 alpha isoform X1, producing the protein MAPTVCLSDGDDEDGPISFKRSRTTPSKQHQGSSANASNPRPLGSGGDQPNGKLMKRPRSVEDGGDSDGTDSDDKKPLPKLKRIDREAGAKEERVDDHNEPAVTAQTIESANLASDNTVLLRTASVKSEQEDDSEDEKPLAMRTTRLTSNASSTSRNSIKRRPGDSNTGTSSPLKKAKHSAIEREPKAADAHDNKIPLAPRLTSVKPSKTKPPAKNATKNKKKSPSSFTKDSQKGVEMKAKKTVRNSRLSKAMKVRQGSGSGKKWSTLEHNGVMFPPPYMPHGVKMLYNGQPVDLTPEQEEVATMFAVMRDTEYASKETFINNFFTDWRKILGKTHIIKKFELCDFTTIYEWHLREKENKKQMTTEEKKALRDEKGKREEKYLWAIVDGVKEKVGNFRVEPPGLFRGRGEHPKMGRLKRRIRPNDITINIGKGTPVPVCPIPGESWKEVKHDNTVTWLAFWNDPINQKDFKYVFLAASSSLKGQSDKEKYEKARKLKDHIDNIRVNYTKDFRSKDQVKKQIAVATYLVDKLALRAGNEKDEDEADTVGCCTLKVENVTCLPPNKLQFDFLGKDSIRYLNTVEVELPVYEAVKEFCAGKNKGDNVFAEIDTIKLNAHLKELMPGLTAKVFRTYNASVTLDAMLNKETEDGTLLQKISIYKRANKEVAIICNHQRAVSKSHDSQMAKLNEKIDELKVQRDGLKAELEKAKKGKRPGDDKDGSRKKKLTPEMLENKISGIEAKIEGMVITKNNTEESKTVALGTSKINYLDPRITVAWCKTHEIPINKIFSKTILEKFGWAMDVGPGFRF
- the LOC100822289 gene encoding DNA topoisomerase 1 beta isoform X2, which gives rise to MRTTRLTSNASSTSRNSIKRRPGDSNTGTSSPLKKAKHSAIEREPKAADAHDNKIPLAPRLTSVKPSKTKPPAKNATKNKKKSPSSFTKDSQKGVEMKAKKTVRNSRLSKAMKVRQGSGSGKKWSTLEHNGVMFPPPYMPHGVKMLYNGQPVDLTPEQEEVATMFAVMRDTEYASKETFINNFFTDWRKILGKTHIIKKFELCDFTTIYEWHLREKENKKQMTTEEKKALRDEKGKREEKYLWAIVDGVKEKVGNFRVEPPGLFRGRGEHPKMGRLKRRIRPNDITINIGKGTPVPVCPIPGESWKEVKHDNTVTWLAFWNDPINQKDFKYVFLAASSSLKGQSDKEKYEKARKLKDHIDNIRVNYTKDFRSKDQVKKQIAVATYLVDKLALRAGNEKDEDEADTVGCCTLKVENVTCLPPNKLQFDFLGKDSIRYLNTVEVELPVYEAVKEFCAGKNKGDNVFAEIDTIKLNAHLKELMPGLTAKVFRTYNASVTLDAMLNKETEDGTLLQKISIYKRANKEVAIICNHQRAVSKSHDSQMAKLNEKIDELKVQRDGLKAELEKAKKGKRPGDDKDGSRKKKLTPEMLENKISGIEAKIEGMVITKNNTEESKTVALGTSKINYLDPRITVAWCKTHEIPINKIFSKTILEKFGWAMDVGPGFRF